CTTTGACGCAATATTAACTATAATTAAGGACTGTgaatcacaacaacaacaataacatatcAATTACAATGCCAATATGGCAATGTTAAGGACCAAAAAAGACATGTAGCCCCAACACTCATCTAATGCTACCATGTTACATGCTATACAAAAGTCAGTACATAACATCATTGATGAGGGTATGAGTAGAGACAAAAAACCTAATAATCACAATTCATTACAAactaaaaggaaaagaaaaagtggTATTCACTTCCATAGGTGTTGCTGGCTGCTATGATCACAATTACATTGAAAAGTAGTTGGAAATTTTACTTTAAATATACACATTCTATTCACTGagttttaaaaatatgtatgaataatttaagttgaaaatataaaacttttccCAAGGTTAACTAACATATATTTTGCATCCTTAAAGATCAATAAATCAAATCACATAGTTAAAGTTTTTGGCAAGATCCATTCATTCATAAGTACAATAAATCCCACTGGTAACAATCTATCTCCCAAATTACATTTCAAATACTAGCTATATCGGTACAACTATATGGCTTTAGCTTAGCCTGCAGATAAAGATACACTATACAAGTAAACAAATCACCGGTTTATCGATAAAAGAGattaccaaaaagaaaaaataaaacacagcTTAAACAGGATAGAGTTTTAGCAAGGCACAACGAAATGCATTGCACAAACTGCAATCTAGACTGTGAACATATCAACCTTATACAACTTACACGGACATTCCACCATATCCTCAAACTAATCAAACCTTAAAAGATGAGCATTTATATGCAGATGGCATATATGTCCCCCAAAGAGTTGCTTACTATGATACTACAAACCAATCAAAGTAAAATTTGACAATTGGCCGATAGATAAGCAAACAAACATGATCCTAGCTTGACTGTCACTGTACTGAGTCTTTTAAGATTGAAAACGGTGATTGTGTCAGAGGTTCAATACCCAACATAGGCCACTTAATCCCCTCCCCAACATACGCACTAGAACCTCCTAATGTACCCGAAAGTAAAAATAAGTAATTGAATGTGGCATATTTAAGGTAAGGATGGCAAAATGGATGGATATGGATTTGGATCCTAATCGATGGATCAAAACAATCCATTAGCCCATTAAAATCCACTAAATTTTTTCATGAAGTATGATCGGTAGGTTGTTGATagagttgaaagaaaaaaacagagaaaattgAGGAAAAACAGAGGAACCAAGGAAaatacagaagaaaaaaaatagaggaaaaacagaggaaatgagcaaaaaaacagagaaaatagaggaaaaccagagaagaaacaGAGCAAACAGAGGAAAACAGAGCAAAAACGAACCTGAGTAAAGTCGAAGCATGATTGAGGTGCCGTGGGATGTAGAATCGTACGATCCTATGAACCAGCACGAGATCCTGACTACAATACCTTTCACGACATCCTCGGTTACTGACCCGTAAATCAATCCGACTTTATTTCCCCTCTCGGTCTTATCTCTTCATACCTGCACAGGATGACATTGACCACCTCAGCGATAGCAGCGCCATCAAGATCTTGAGGAGCTGTTAGAGAACTAGGTTGATGTCCAATTTTTATAGACGGGCGATTAGCAAGTGGTCACCCTTGAAACTCTACCGCCCTGATctaatcaacaaaaaaactCGAGTTGCCAAATTTCTTCGGAACAAGAGCATTACTAATTTCTTCATTATCAATGCTACCACCACTCCTCAGAGATCGATCCTCTAGAGAATATACTAAAGGGACCCAGAACACCATCCAGAGCTTGCATATTGACATCAAATAATACAGTGTTTTGATTGGCATCTCGATCCGATGAGTCAATTCCTTCAAAACTTTGAGGAAATTGAACATAGCAGATCCTGTTCACACCACAGTTCATTACATAGAAAATGCCATCCCTCACTGCCTTGGAGTTAGAAATGTAGTGGTCAAAATCAACCACTGGACGGTCTGGCTGATGCTCGAACCAAGGCATTCATAGCCCCCGATTTCCTATTGTGATCATAGTCACGTTGTTTCTCACGGGAAACATAGACAAGCATAGAGAAGTACTCCATTCTTCTCTTTTTATCTGGGCTGAATTTCTTTGGAAGTTATATAGATTATAGATGAGATGAGAACCTACTGTTTAGTCATTGGCAATAATTTCTAGGTGTTAATCTTAAGTCAATATGTCGTATCTATTTGTTTCATGTCTGATGTCTCTCAAGTTTTGAGAATATGACTGATAGTATGAGAACTAGCTGAACATACCGCGCCTATAGAACTTAAGTCAACATATCAAAACTTGCTAGTATGTAACCTGTTCAACATGTCAGCATGATCcctaaaaattaaacaagccCCAAGGAAACAAGAGCAAAACCAGCATTGCTAACCTAATGATAATTGAGAGCTTTGCTCTGCAAGTACTTGGACAAAAAATTCATAACAGACCCAAAATCAGCGTTGACCTGCAGTGGAGGATAGGCAAATTGGCAAGCCAAGTCCTTGATACCCTTTGAAATCAATTTTGGACTGAGTAAACTTCAAACCATGAGCAGTGCTCACCACCACTGTCCTATCCTATCAGTAAGCTAAATAACCCAAGTATTCCTCAGTTTAAACAAAGCAGAAGGATCAAGTACTAAATGTAGGAATTTCAGAGAGAAATGTAGGAATTGACGCACAACTAGGTAAAGATTCAGAGGGATTTCCATAATATTCAAAGATGGCTTCAAAAATGTTGAATTAACACACAACTGTTCAAAATCATAACCATTTTCTCAATCAATCAAGCATTAAATGAGTATATGGATATATATAACACAACTAGGTAAAgagtcaaacaaaaaatatatgctTACATAGATTTCTGCATCATATAGAATAAAGGCTGCAACCATTTCAAATTTCATCCTTACCTACAAGAGAATCGAAATTAAACTAatctaccaaaaaatatatataattagataGACAGATAAAGAGAAACATACAAACTAACTAGTAAAAAATTATCTAAAGATGATTAATAACATTAGAAGATTCTATTGGGGGTTTTAgaagcaacaaaaaaatcaacaaaacaaaaatcttaACCTTGCTATATATTCTTACAAGTCAGAGGTAGTAGAACATACTGCACAAGTACAAGTCAGTAATTGAGATTAAACATGATTAACAAGCTTCCTAGCTAGCTCGTTCGGAAAGGAGGACGAGGAGGTGGAGAACCCCAAAACACAACAGAGCTTTGATATAGAACTTTACTACACATTGTATAGGCTGGTGactaaaaatacaaattaaactaTTCCATAGTTGAAGAACCagcaaattgaatttctattTGTGATCTAGCCATGTATATGTTTCAGCAaaagaaattttatataaagaaaaaaaccacACACAGGACTAAGCACAACACGAATTTGAATGCACCAACAGAGCAAAACCATACATAAACTtcaaaatgagaaagaaaaaaaaaatgaccacTAAATCAATATGGCTAGGATGAATCAGAATCAAATTGTACGCTGTTGATCGTGAATCCCAGGAAATAGTGGTTTGGTCAAACTCTGCTATGCAACAGAGCTATCAATGCCACagtttgacaacattttgtccCAAATAGCGTATTGCGGAACAACagcgatttgttcaaattacGCTATGCTATAGTGCTATAGCCTCTATTTAacaaattcaaatccaaatcatTGTCTACATTAACAGAAGCAAGTGAAGGGTGTAAGACTCTACAATTTCACCAAAAGAATCACAAAATTTGACAATTTTAAAAAGCAcatacaaaattacaaacaagAAACAATGATTATTTCGTTTGAACAACgacaaaaaggaaaagaaaaaggaatcaAGTTTCAATTCAACAGACTTTCCTTACACATTCATACAGTACAACACTACACTGGGTAGAAGAAAAATGACACATTATCAGAAAAACATCGTGAAATTCCACTATTTTGCACTTATAGGTAAGcgaaaatgaaataaactacGTTTTTTCATTTCCCTAACTTTCACCAAAAATCTCAACAATAGAAAAAGTCCTCAAAGAATTAAAGGCAAAGAAAAGTATCGGAGTCAATGAAGCTCAAGAGCTTACACGACGTGTAAAATTCTTTACAAGATGATAGATATTTCAGAAATGCtttaaatatattaaccaaAAACTGATATTTTATCCAACGCATTTTAATTACTCCAAGAAATTACATTAACTCACTACAATCCCCTATCCAAGCAAACTCTAGGAGTAAGTTCATCAAAATGAGCATTTAATTGAGTCAAAACCTACATCATGTGTTACACTTGCCTTAGATAGCCATTCTCCAACCACTACTTACCTATACTACACACTTCTTTGCAATGACAAAAAGATGACAGTGGAGAAATTTGTGAGAAACAAAAAAGAGGAACAAAATAACACAAAAACTCTCATCTGGAATTGAACATTTTCATCCATCAAACTCGGAGGGATCCCTGTCAGGCCAATGAAGGAATTTGAACCCTTGAAGGGAGGGTGGCAAGAAGCTCTGTGTTGCGGAAGGGTTGTCAGGAGTATATATGTATCCCTTCCCATACCCAACTTCCTTCATTAACTTGGTTGGTGCGTTCCTGAGATGAAGAGGCACCCCCTCATTCTGTCCAACGGATTCCCTCACGGCCTTCTCAGCAGCTCCCATTGCTCTATAAACTGCTATAGATTTCGGAGCCAAAGCCAAGTAAGCAACACACTGTGCAAGAATCACATTACACTCAGGCATTCCTATAAAATGACAAGCTTGATAACACGAAACAGCTTGATTAAGAGCTAAAGGATCAGCCAAACCAACATCCTCACTTGCAAACCGTACAAGCCTACGTGCAATATAAAGCGGCTCTTCACCTCCCTTTAACATTCTTGCCAACCAATAAATCGCTGCATCAGCATCACTACCCCTCATAGACTTATGCAATGCACTAATCAAATTATAGTGTTCTTCCCCAGCTTTATCATAAGCAAGATGCTTGCATTGAAGCGCCTCCTTTGCATCCTCAACACTAACACTAACAGCAACATCCTGACATTCTTCACTATCATGTTCCACTCGTGCAGCCGCATTAACACCAGCAATCTCCAACACATTCAAAGCAACGCGAGCATCACCGTCGCAATTATTAGCTACAAAATCAACCACATCCTCACCAACACTAACATCAACTTTACAAGAACCAAAACCAAGACTTTTCACCAACCCTTTTTCCGTGTCATTAACAGCACGTTTGAGAAGCAAAATGAGGTGATGTGGCTGAAGAGGGTTAAGAGTAAGAACACGGCAACGCGACAACAATGGTGTAATCAAATGAAAAGAGGGGTTTTCAGTAGTAGcaccaacaaaaacaatacTACCATCTTCAATAACAGGTAAAAATGAATCTTGTTGAGATTTATTAAACCTATGAACTTCATCAACAAACAAAA
Above is a genomic segment from Medicago truncatula cultivar Jemalong A17 chromosome 5, MtrunA17r5.0-ANR, whole genome shotgun sequence containing:
- the LOC11425299 gene encoding ATPase WRNIP1 produces the protein MEMQQLLSMGFPDELAAQALAATGGKSTVKATEWILTHKPPNSTIHTPSSSPSSAFQPKLDRFFQTPQQPIQAEQQQQQTEEPNKRTKLSPTQQNKPSFFFKPTSMKQQPQTHEPLYERLRPRTLDEVVGQDHLLSTNSILRSSIQRKRLPSILLWGPPGTGKTTIAKAIVNSSSTTKDSPLYRFVSLSAVTSGVKDVREAVDEARKVRVKTNQTTVLFVDEVHRFNKSQQDSFLPVIEDGSIVFVGATTENPSFHLITPLLSRCRVLTLNPLQPHHLILLLKRAVNDTEKGLVKSLGFGSCKVDVSVGEDVVDFVANNCDGDARVALNVLEIAGVNAAARVEHDSEECQDVAVSVSVEDAKEALQCKHLAYDKAGEEHYNLISALHKSMRGSDADAAIYWLARMLKGGEEPLYIARRLVRFASEDVGLADPLALNQAVSCYQACHFIGMPECNVILAQCVAYLALAPKSIAVYRAMGAAEKAVRESVGQNEGVPLHLRNAPTKLMKEVGYGKGYIYTPDNPSATQSFLPPSLQGFKFLHWPDRDPSEFDG